The DNA segment AAATATATTACAGTCATGTACCATTTGTACTAATGGTTGAAGAGTTCCATATACATCATAATTTGTTGCTCCAGATATTTGGGCAAGCATTGGAGACGGAGTCGCCATTATATATGTATATCCATCTGCTGGTTGTTTTGCTCCAAACTCTATTCCAGATACTCCTCCAGCCCCTGATCTATTATTAACTACAACTGGTACTCCTAATTCTTTTTCTAATGCAGTTGCAAATGTTCTTGTAGTAGTATCTGCTCCTCCACCAGTACCCCAAGGACAGATGATTTCTACTTTTCTTTCCCATTCCCATTCACCAGGAGCTTTAGTTTCTTTTGAAGAATCTCCTCCGCACCCTGTAAATACTGCTAATGCTAAAGTTGATAATGCTGTTATAAGAACTTTTTTACTAAACATACTTCCACCTTCCTTTTTGTTATTTAGATAACTTTTAAATATATTATTCAGAATATTGTATACAATAATACTACTCAATATATTTAAAAAAGTCAATAGTTTTTTTAAAAAATATTTTTTTTAAGTTTTTTTTGTTCTAAATAAGTTTATAATTCTAAAAATTATACATATAAAAAAGCTAACTTTTTTCATAGTTAGCTTTTTTTCATTTTATTTTTTTGATTTTTCAAAATATTCTTTACCTTTAAAATAAAAAACTAGCGAAAATACTATTATTATCATTCCCACAACTGTATTGAAAGTAGGTTTTTCATCTGGAAGCATAATCCAACTAAGAATTGCTCCTAAAATTGGATTTATTAATCTACACATATTTACTTCTGAAACTTTTGTATTTTTATCTTGTAAAGCCATAAACCAAAAACTAAAAGCAAACACTGAAACAAATACTAAAGTTCCGAGACTTAAATAAAATCCCATTGGCTTTCCTATAAAATTTCTATATCCTTCAATTCCCACTCCTGTAAGATATAATAAAAATCCTCCAAAGAACATTTGAACAGCATTTAAAAATATTGGATCTATATTAGCTTTATACTCTGCAACTTTTATAGCTGAATAACCTTGGAAAATAATATTCATATATAAAAGTCCAATTCCTACGAAACCAATTG comes from the Fusobacterium perfoetens genome and includes:
- a CDS encoding DMT family transporter, with the translated sequence MYRKNGLIYAVLASVLWAIVNPVIKTGLSYEMTPINFAGLRFTSVGIILFIYTWHKGMWEEIKENRKLFTLLIIVNIFLGYASFYIGVNLVDGAISSIIMGTTPFVNIILSHIMTENDKLNKHKIISILISLAGLLMIVGVKGSGNPIGAIGFVGIGLLYMNIIFQGYSAIKVAEYKANIDPIFLNAVQMFFGGFLLYLTGVGIEGYRNFIGKPMGFYLSLGTLVFVSVFAFSFWFMALQDKNTKVSEVNMCRLINPILGAILSWIMLPDEKPTFNTVVGMIIIVFSLVFYFKGKEYFEKSKK